Proteins co-encoded in one Aspergillus fumigatus Af293 chromosome 6, whole genome shotgun sequence genomic window:
- the exg6 gene encoding glycoside hydrolase family 55 protein has translation MHVNWLATSVWLFAGVRAQLFSSPIRSPSAAPSSRASGVTSASPTVAAAVGHSSNLAAAAAAAVDDPAYWLADIAHQGVAAFNPNPSSYKVFRNVKDYGAKGDGVTDDTAAINAAMSDGGRFSPASRDSSTTTPAIVYFPAGTYIISSSIIDYYFTQIIGNPNSLPVIKATPGFTGLGLIDGDQYQGDGNQGWISTNVFFRQIRNLILDLTAIPPGTAATGIHWPTGQATSIQNVQIKMSSGAGTQHQGLFIENGSGGFVADVTTVGGLYGFNIGNQQFTMRNLHISDAVVGISQIWNWGWTYQGLTLTNCTTAFSIANGGPGAQLVGSAIVLDSTIEDCPVFVETAWQSSSQSNGSLILENVALNNVPVAVKGPSGTVLAGSGGAMTISAWGQGHKYTPSGPTNFQGAITAPTRPSALLSGGRYYTKSKPQYETSPTSSFLSVRSAGAKGDGSTDDTAAIQSALTTAVGSGRIVYFDQGVYKVTGTLYIPPGSRIVGEAYPVIMASGSQWSNINQPVPVIQVGKAGESGSIEWSDMIVSTQGSTPGAVLIEWNLAASQGSGMWDVHTRIGGFAGSNLQAVQCPTSAAVSAACDAAYMSMHITSSASNVYLENVWLWTADHDLDNGGDTRISVYTGRGLLVEGKNIWLYGTGVEHHSLYQYQFSGSQSVVTSFIQTETPYYQPNPNAANGPYPRNTALNDPDYSSCLPGNCNALGLRVLNSQNTLIYGAGLYSFFNSYSTSCSDYPGGTCQSEIFSIEGSTSELVVYALSTVGTTNMIVKDGVSLAVYSDNLATYADTIAYFTL, from the exons ATGCATGTCAATTGGCTTGCTACTTCTGTTTGGCTCTTTGCCGGAGTGCGCGCCCAGCTTTTCAGCAGCCCTATTCGAAGCCCCTCGGCTGCACCATCCTCGCGTGCGTCGGGAGTGACCAGCGCCTCCCCGACAGTTGCGGCAGCTGTAGGGCATTCTTCTAACCTTGCTGCAGCCGCAGCTGCAGCGGTTGATGATCCAGCATACTGGCTTGCCGACATCGCCCATCAGGGGGTCGCGGCCTTCAATCCAAACCCTTCTTCTTACAAGGTTTTTCGCAACGTCAAGGACTATGGTGCTAAAG GTGATGGTGTAACGGATGATACTGCTGCGATCAACGCAGCTATGAGCGATGGTGGTCGTTTCTCCCCAGCAAGTCGCGACTCTTCGACGACCACCCCAGCGATTGTCTACTTCCCAGCCGGGACATATATAATTTCTTCGTCGATCATTGATTACTATTTTACCCAGATAATTGGCAATCCAAACTCGCTTCCTGTCATCAAGGCGACGCCAGGATTCACAGGCCTTGGTCTGATAGATGGCGATCAGTATCAGGGCGACGGTAACCAGGGTTGGATATCAACGAATGTCTTCTTCAGGCAAATCCGCAACTTGATCCTCGACCTGACTGCTATACCTCCGGGCACTGCTGCCACCGGTATTCATTGGCCTACCGGGCAAGCCACAAGCATTCAAAATGTGCAGATCAAGATGAGTTCTGGCGCCGGGACGCAGCATCAGGGTCTTTTCATTGAGAACG GATCTGGCGGTTTTGTAGCCGACGTTACGACCGTAGGCGGTTTGTACGGGTTCAACATCGGAAACCAGCAGTTCACGATGCGCAATCTGCACATTTCAGACGCTGTGGTTGGTATCTCCCAAATTTGGAACTGGGGCTGGACATACCAAGGACTCACTCTGACAAACTGCACCACGGCTTTTTCAATCGCCAATGGCGGTCCTGGAGCTCAGCTGGTTGGATCTGCCATTGTACTTGACAGTACGATTGAGGACTGTCCTGTGTTCGTTGAGACAGCCTGGCAGAGCTCGAGCCAGAGCAATGGTAGCTTGATTCTGGAGAACGTGGCCCTCAACAACGTCCCCGTGGCTGTCAAGGGCCCAAGTGGAACAGTCCTTGCCGGGTCAGGGGGAGCCATGACCATCAGTGCGTGGGGCCAGGGACACAAGTATACTCCTTCTGGGCCGACCAACTTTCAGGGTGCAATTACTGCGCCCACAAGGCCCAGCGCTCTACTGTCTGGTGGAAGATATTACACCAAGTCAAAGCCGCAGTATGAAACATCTCCGACTTCTTCATTCCTGAGCGTACGAAGTGCCGGAGCCAAGGGCGATGGCTCTACTGATGACACTGCCGCGATTCAATCCGCTCTTACCACAGCAGTGGGTTCAGGACGAATTGTCTACTTCGATCAGGGTGTGTACAAGGTGACTGGCACACTCTACATCCCCCCTGGCTCGCGGATTGTAGGAGAAGCATATCCGGTCATCATGGCAAGCGGAAGTCAGTGGTCCAACATCAACCAGCCTGTGCCGGTGATCCAAGTTGGTAAGGCAGGAGAGTCTGGAAGCATCGAATGGTCAGATATGATCGTCAGCACGCAAGGCTCGACACCCGGTGCGGTGCTTATTGAGTGGAATTTGGCGGCAAGTCAAGGCTCAGGCATGTGGGATGTTCACACACGAATCGGGGGATTTGCGGGCTCAAACCTACAAGCCGTACAGTGCCCGACCTCGGCAGCCGTCTCGGCAGCCTGCGACGCGGCTTACATGTCGATGCATATCACGAGCAGTGCCAGTAACGTCTACCTCGAGAATGTTTGGCTGTGGACAGCCGATCATGACCTCGACAACGGTGGCGACACCCGGATATCCGTCTACACTGGCCGTGGCCTTTTGGTAGAAGGAAAGAATATTTGGCT GTACGGTACCGGAGTCGAGCACCACTCGCTGTATCAGTATCAGTTCTCGGGCTCTCAGTCTGTTGTTACAAGCTTCATCCAGACAGAAACACC GTACTACCAACCTAACCCCAACGCAGCCAATGGCCCATATCCCAGGAACACCGCTCTGAACGACCCAGACTACAGCAGCTGCCTGCCCGGGAACTGCAATGCGCTCGGTCTCCGGGTCTTGAACAGCCAGAACACCTTGATCTACGGTGCAGGGCTCTACAGTTTCTTCAACTCGTATAGCACTTCCTGCTCCGACTATCCGGGCGGAACATGCCAGAGTGAAATCTTTAGCATCGAGGGCAGCACCAGCGAGCTGGTCGTCTATGCTCTAAGCACTGTGGGAACGACGAACATGATTGTGAAGGACGGGGTCTCGCTGGCGGTGTACAGCGATAATCTTGCTACATACGCGGACACAATCGCGTATTTCACCTTGTAG
- a CDS encoding SCP2 sterol-binding domain-containing protein: MSLKNDAFPSSAAFDVINSALQSDEAERKDAIKNAKAIVAFNLKNASGQEESWYLDLKDKGVVGKGAAPAGGKADVTLSLSDADFASLVSGKANAQRLFMGGKLKIKGNIMKATKMEPVLKKAQSKAKL, from the exons ATGTCTCTCAAGAACG ACGCcttcccctcctccgccgccttcGACGTGATCAACTCCGCCCTCCAGTCCGACGAAGCCGAGCGCAAAGACGCCATCAAGAACGCCAAGGCCATCGTCGCGTTCAACCTCAAGAACGCCTCCGGCCAGGAGGAGAGCTGGTACCTCGATCTCAAGGACAAGGGCGTCGTCGGCAAGGGTGCTGCCCCCGCCGGTGGAAAGGCTGATG TGACTCTTTCCCTCTCCGACGCCGACTTCGCTTCTCTGGTTAGCGGCAAGGCGAATGCGCAGCGGCTGTTCATGGGCGGCAAGCTCAAGATCAAGGGGAATATCATGAaggcgacgaagatggaGCCTGTGCTGAAGAAAGCGCAGAGCAAGGCCAAGCTATAG